In a genomic window of Thiolapillus brandeum:
- a CDS encoding efflux RND transporter permease subunit: MSAPHGFSHWLKNLDRLVFRHPRTFLTIIVLATVFFASRLPDIRMYSEFSDLLPQQHEYIQLHNSIRDLFGGANNVVMAMVVKDGDIFTNEHLARLHRITQGIDSVDGVNHNLVSSLAHRTVRKVWLTETGDVNSKPYYDPGHPDMSPEALAQLRNDVRADARVYGLLVSPDMKAALIKAQFNEGQLDYARIFKEIQDLRDKESTEGVRLYATGQPMLWGWVYSYLDQLYVIFAATLAIMLLLLVLYFRRAYGIILPLVGILISSIWGLGILSLLGYNLDPLILVIPFLIAARAMSHGIQLVQRYYEEAEEAETSFEAAHRTFDSLFRPGSLGIVSDAIGLLLIALGSVPINMKLGVFASLWAVGVIFTVLMAVPLLLSILPKPGPAHTGTTLDKSLFSRLGRMVANRTSARYVLSSAFLFLVVSGYFTSWVQIGESEPGSPILYPDHDYNISSKEINQQFPGSEELYVVAETEKKGGMKRPEVLAAIEAFQRHMLMDPDLGGAKALPNLVKQVNRIFHSDDPRWALIPDSEAYVGGLMFAYMASSPTPGALKEFVDTDDRIANLVFFYKDHQATTIRRAIHMAKEWINDPGNHVDGLEFKLAGGVIGVTAAMNESAYQSNMLIIPLVMVLIFLFVAGFYWSGHAGLIMFLVMAFCTAVTYAYMGITGIGINVNTVPIIAVGIGVGIDYSIYIMDRIREQTALRDGDLNGAIAQAVQTTGRAIAFTATCLIGGVVMWVLISNLRFQSDAALLLIVMLVLNAAAAIMLVPAWVARFRPGFIAEARFHEDGVVHVQSKPAQGGQAGSS; encoded by the coding sequence ATGAGTGCGCCACATGGTTTTAGCCATTGGCTCAAGAACCTCGATCGTCTGGTGTTCCGGCATCCGAGAACCTTTCTGACAATCATCGTTCTGGCAACGGTCTTCTTTGCGAGTCGGTTGCCGGATATCAGGATGTACTCCGAGTTCTCAGACCTGTTGCCGCAGCAGCATGAATACATCCAACTACACAATAGTATTCGCGACCTTTTTGGTGGCGCCAATAACGTGGTGATGGCAATGGTGGTGAAGGATGGAGACATCTTCACCAACGAACATCTGGCGCGTTTGCATCGCATCACCCAGGGTATCGATAGCGTCGATGGGGTCAACCACAATCTGGTTTCCAGTCTGGCCCACCGAACTGTGCGCAAGGTATGGTTGACCGAAACAGGAGATGTCAACTCGAAGCCTTACTACGACCCGGGTCATCCCGATATGTCACCCGAGGCGTTGGCGCAGCTGCGGAATGATGTTCGCGCCGACGCACGTGTTTACGGGCTGCTGGTATCTCCCGACATGAAGGCTGCGTTGATCAAGGCCCAGTTTAATGAAGGGCAGCTCGATTACGCACGGATATTCAAGGAGATCCAGGATCTGCGAGACAAGGAATCGACCGAAGGGGTGAGGTTGTACGCTACCGGTCAGCCGATGCTATGGGGCTGGGTCTACAGCTATCTCGACCAGCTGTATGTGATCTTCGCCGCGACCCTGGCGATCATGCTGCTATTGTTGGTGCTCTATTTCCGGCGTGCCTACGGCATTATCCTGCCGTTGGTTGGTATCCTGATCTCCTCCATCTGGGGATTGGGCATCCTTTCCCTGCTGGGGTACAACCTGGACCCTCTGATCCTGGTCATTCCCTTCCTGATCGCTGCCCGGGCAATGTCGCATGGCATCCAGTTGGTGCAGCGCTATTATGAGGAAGCGGAAGAGGCTGAGACCTCGTTCGAGGCAGCACACCGGACTTTCGATTCGCTCTTCCGACCGGGCTCTCTGGGAATTGTGTCAGACGCGATCGGGCTGTTGCTGATCGCGCTGGGTTCGGTGCCGATCAATATGAAGCTAGGAGTCTTCGCTTCGTTATGGGCGGTGGGTGTAATCTTCACCGTCCTGATGGCCGTACCCCTGTTGCTTTCGATTCTGCCCAAACCTGGGCCTGCCCATACCGGCACCACATTGGACAAGTCCCTCTTCAGTCGGTTGGGTAGAATGGTTGCAAACCGTACATCTGCGCGCTATGTCTTGAGCAGCGCCTTTCTGTTCCTGGTCGTATCCGGCTATTTCACCAGTTGGGTCCAAATCGGCGAGTCGGAACCGGGCTCACCCATTCTGTATCCCGATCACGATTACAACATCTCCTCAAAAGAGATCAACCAGCAGTTTCCTGGCTCGGAAGAACTCTATGTGGTTGCCGAGACGGAAAAAAAGGGGGGTATGAAGCGGCCTGAGGTCCTGGCGGCGATCGAGGCGTTTCAGCGCCATATGCTGATGGACCCGGATCTGGGTGGAGCCAAGGCGTTGCCCAATCTGGTGAAGCAAGTCAACCGGATTTTCCATAGTGATGATCCCCGCTGGGCGCTCATCCCGGACAGCGAAGCCTATGTGGGTGGGCTCATGTTTGCCTACATGGCATCCAGCCCGACTCCCGGGGCGCTCAAGGAGTTCGTCGATACCGATGACCGAATCGCGAATCTGGTGTTCTTCTACAAGGATCACCAGGCGACAACCATCCGTAGGGCGATCCACATGGCCAAAGAGTGGATCAACGATCCCGGGAACCATGTGGATGGACTGGAATTCAAACTGGCCGGTGGCGTGATTGGGGTGACCGCAGCAATGAACGAGTCGGCCTATCAGAGCAATATGCTGATCATCCCACTGGTCATGGTGCTGATATTTCTCTTCGTTGCCGGGTTCTACTGGTCCGGCCATGCCGGCCTCATCATGTTCCTGGTAATGGCTTTCTGTACCGCCGTGACCTACGCCTATATGGGCATCACCGGCATCGGCATCAATGTCAACACCGTGCCGATCATCGCGGTGGGTATTGGTGTGGGTATCGACTATTCCATCTACATCATGGACCGCATCCGCGAACAGACGGCACTACGTGACGGTGACCTGAATGGTGCCATCGCCCAGGCGGTGCAGACCACCGGTCGTGCCATTGCATTTACCGCGACCTGCCTGATCGGTGGCGTCGTAATGTGGGTGCTGATTTCCAATCTGCGCTTCCAGTCTGATGCCGCCTTGCTGTTGATCGTGATGCTGGTTCTCAATGCCGCCGCTGCCATTATGCTCGTACCGGCCTGGGTTGCGCGTTTCAGGCCGGGTTTTATCGCCGAAGCCCGTTTCCACGAAGACGGCGTTGTACATGTTCAATCCAAACCTGCGCAGGGGGGACAAGCAGGTTCATCCTAA
- a CDS encoding YCF48-related protein: MLAGCEAPLDLDRVEQEKARAIHRFDNFKGLARSSQVIVAASDAGTLLRRKLSGSEWERVELPTQASFVNLADCPNGTLLAVDSLGVLWIGDVQGEHWMQHALPAEDPMMGLACSPEGDIWVSGGFSTVLHSSDGGENWTSTTQDEDLFLPAMQYLDDDILLAAGEFGTVMRSADKGTTWERMAPIPDDFYPLAFHFRNVREGWVGGLNGRIWHTTDGGQSWQAENTRTDRPIYQFVADGQILYALGDNGTVLQRQEAAWSSLTHVASDITTYLIAGIPQDDHHLLVAGGGGLLRDLEVISPSQKEGGK, translated from the coding sequence ATGTTGGCCGGCTGTGAGGCACCGCTGGATCTCGATCGCGTCGAACAGGAAAAGGCGCGTGCCATTCATCGTTTCGATAATTTCAAGGGACTGGCGCGCAGCTCGCAGGTGATCGTGGCGGCTTCCGATGCCGGCACCTTGTTGCGGCGCAAACTATCGGGTTCCGAATGGGAGCGTGTTGAACTGCCCACACAGGCAAGCTTTGTCAACCTGGCTGATTGTCCCAATGGCACGCTGTTGGCGGTGGACAGTCTGGGCGTGCTTTGGATCGGTGATGTCCAGGGTGAGCACTGGATGCAGCATGCCTTGCCTGCGGAAGATCCCATGATGGGACTGGCCTGCAGCCCCGAGGGAGATATTTGGGTCAGCGGAGGCTTTTCGACGGTGCTGCACAGTAGTGATGGCGGTGAGAACTGGACTTCCACCACCCAGGATGAAGATCTGTTCCTGCCCGCGATGCAATACCTGGATGACGACATACTATTGGCTGCCGGTGAATTCGGCACCGTCATGCGCAGTGCCGACAAAGGCACGACCTGGGAGCGAATGGCGCCAATACCAGACGATTTCTATCCCCTTGCATTCCACTTCAGAAATGTCCGCGAAGGTTGGGTCGGGGGGCTCAATGGCCGCATCTGGCATACCACTGATGGAGGGCAGTCGTGGCAGGCGGAAAATACCCGCACGGATCGTCCCATCTACCAGTTTGTTGCTGATGGTCAGATCCTGTACGCACTGGGAGACAATGGTACCGTGTTGCAGCGTCAGGAAGCTGCCTGGAGTTCGCTGACCCATGTGGCATCCGATATTACGACTTATCTGATTGCAGGCATACCACAGGATGACCATCATTTGCTGGTTGCCGGTGGTGGAGGGCTGTTGCGTGACCTTGAGGTAATCAGCCCTTCACAGAAGGAGGGCGGGAAATGA
- the dmpG gene encoding 4-hydroxy-2-oxovalerate aldolase, with the protein MNLKGKKVTLHDMSLRDGMHPKRHQISIEEMVRVASALDEARVPMIEVTHGDGLGGASVNYGFPAHTDEEYLRAVRPHVKKAKLSALLLPGIGTVPDLLMAHDCGVDTIRVATHCTEADVSEQHIRKAVELGLDTVGFLMMAHKLDPEGIVEQARIMEGFGANCIYVTDSAGYMLPDDVKARIGAVREALDDNTEIGFHGHHNLAMGVANSLAAVEEGAVRIDGSVAGAGAGAGNTPLEVFAAVCERMGIETGVDLFKVMDVAEDLVYPMQDNPPRIDRDALTLGYAGIYSSFLLFAKRAEAKYGVSARAILVELGRRGMIGGQEDMIEDVALEMTRAAGEAEAAVEPGDMA; encoded by the coding sequence ATGAACCTGAAAGGCAAGAAAGTCACCCTGCATGACATGTCCCTGCGTGATGGCATGCACCCCAAGCGGCACCAGATCTCCATCGAGGAGATGGTGCGTGTGGCGAGTGCACTGGATGAGGCCCGCGTGCCCATGATCGAGGTCACTCATGGTGACGGGCTCGGCGGTGCGTCGGTCAACTACGGCTTTCCCGCACATACCGACGAGGAATATCTGCGTGCGGTCCGCCCGCATGTGAAGAAGGCCAAACTGTCTGCGTTGCTGCTGCCAGGTATCGGAACCGTGCCTGATCTGTTGATGGCGCACGATTGCGGCGTGGATACGATTCGCGTGGCCACCCACTGCACAGAGGCGGATGTCAGCGAACAGCACATCAGGAAGGCCGTGGAATTGGGGCTCGATACGGTAGGCTTCCTGATGATGGCGCACAAGCTCGATCCGGAGGGCATCGTCGAGCAGGCCAGGATCATGGAAGGCTTCGGGGCCAACTGCATCTATGTCACCGACTCGGCAGGCTACATGCTGCCGGACGATGTCAAGGCCCGGATCGGCGCGGTCCGCGAAGCCCTGGATGACAACACAGAGATCGGCTTCCATGGGCATCACAACCTCGCCATGGGCGTGGCCAATTCACTGGCCGCCGTCGAAGAGGGCGCAGTCCGCATCGATGGTTCCGTGGCCGGTGCAGGCGCGGGTGCGGGCAATACCCCGCTGGAAGTCTTCGCCGCCGTGTGCGAGCGTATGGGCATCGAGACCGGCGTCGATCTGTTCAAAGTCATGGATGTGGCCGAAGACCTGGTCTATCCCATGCAGGACAATCCACCGCGTATCGACCGGGATGCCCTGACATTGGGCTATGCCGGGATCTATTCGTCCTTTCTGCTGTTCGCCAAGCGGGCCGAGGCCAAATATGGCGTATCGGCACGCGCCATCCTGGTCGAATTGGGCCGCCGCGGCATGATCGGTGGGCAGGAAGACATGATCGAGGACGTGGCCTTGGAGATGACCCGCGCCGCTGGCGAGGCCGAGGCTGCAGTAGAACCGGGGGATATGGCATGA
- a CDS encoding sigma-54-dependent Fis family transcriptional regulator: MTLPSMQDLKDKILFEDDKGCIWLGENRMLLLHAASFGALRKELIDSIGWDRASAMLMRMGFNSGTVDAQLARQTRPEATIEEMFAVGPQLHALEGIVHVKPVKLELDIGEGRFHGEFIWENSVEAEEHIRSFGKEDHPVCWNLAGYASGFSSAFMHKTILYKEVECVGQGDACCRIVGKPIEEWDRADEIHRMLVTDSMSETIELLRDELDELKSSCREVANPENIIGDSPAMQEALKLLRVAAESDVTVLMLGETGVGKEVFSNALQQMSKRHEKPFVAVNCAALPKDLVEAELFGVEKGAFTGAEKSRPGRFERADGGVLFLDEIGELSERAQAKLLRVLQTGEVERVGGTNVRKVDVRLIAATNKDLGEMVSESRFRADLFYRLNIFPITIPPLRERLEDLPKLVEKFITRNNAKHGKQVMGATDLVMDWFRRHPWPGNIRELENVIERGVLLAPNGKCIDTTHLFPCMEPDEPSGGTGLSSSGALVDKQDTGVSPLDALIGEGLSLDQIEQLLMERVLQETEGNVSAAARLLQVGDAQFRYRMKKHGITKGD, encoded by the coding sequence ATGACGCTTCCATCCATGCAGGATTTGAAGGATAAAATCCTATTCGAGGATGACAAAGGATGCATCTGGCTGGGCGAGAACCGCATGCTGTTACTGCATGCGGCCTCTTTTGGTGCCTTGCGCAAGGAATTGATCGACAGTATCGGATGGGATCGCGCCAGTGCCATGCTGATGCGCATGGGGTTCAATTCCGGAACCGTGGATGCGCAGCTCGCCCGTCAGACACGACCGGAGGCAACCATCGAGGAGATGTTTGCCGTTGGGCCACAGTTGCACGCACTGGAAGGCATCGTTCATGTCAAGCCGGTGAAATTGGAGCTGGATATCGGGGAGGGGCGCTTCCATGGCGAATTCATCTGGGAAAACTCGGTAGAGGCAGAGGAACACATCCGCTCCTTTGGTAAGGAGGATCATCCAGTCTGCTGGAATCTTGCCGGCTATGCCTCGGGGTTTAGCAGTGCGTTCATGCACAAGACCATTCTTTACAAGGAAGTCGAATGTGTTGGCCAGGGTGATGCCTGTTGCCGAATCGTCGGCAAGCCGATAGAGGAATGGGATCGCGCGGATGAAATCCATCGCATGCTGGTCACCGATTCCATGAGTGAGACCATCGAGTTGCTGCGCGATGAGCTCGATGAGCTGAAATCTTCCTGTCGGGAGGTGGCCAATCCCGAGAACATCATCGGTGATTCGCCTGCCATGCAGGAGGCTCTGAAACTGCTCCGGGTGGCGGCAGAGTCCGATGTCACGGTCTTGATGTTGGGCGAGACCGGGGTCGGAAAGGAAGTGTTCAGTAATGCGCTGCAGCAGATGTCCAAACGGCATGAAAAGCCCTTTGTAGCGGTCAACTGTGCGGCCCTTCCCAAGGATCTCGTCGAGGCGGAATTGTTCGGTGTCGAGAAAGGCGCCTTCACCGGCGCCGAAAAGTCCCGGCCCGGCCGGTTCGAGCGTGCCGACGGCGGGGTACTGTTTCTGGACGAGATCGGTGAGCTGAGTGAGCGGGCGCAGGCGAAGCTGCTGCGGGTGCTGCAAACCGGTGAGGTGGAGCGGGTTGGCGGCACCAATGTAAGAAAAGTGGATGTCCGTCTGATTGCCGCGACCAACAAGGATCTCGGGGAGATGGTGTCAGAAAGCCGTTTCCGCGCCGACCTGTTCTATCGATTGAATATATTCCCGATCACCATTCCCCCCTTGCGCGAGCGTCTGGAAGATCTGCCCAAGCTGGTGGAGAAGTTCATTACCCGGAACAATGCCAAGCACGGCAAACAAGTGATGGGTGCGACGGATCTGGTGATGGACTGGTTTCGACGCCATCCCTGGCCGGGCAACATTCGGGAGCTCGAGAACGTTATCGAGCGAGGTGTGCTGTTGGCGCCCAATGGCAAATGCATTGATACGACTCACCTGTTTCCCTGTATGGAGCCAGACGAGCCATCCGGTGGAACCGGTCTATCTTCGAGTGGAGCCTTGGTCGATAAGCAAGATACTGGTGTATCCCCACTGGATGCACTGATCGGGGAGGGCTTGTCCCTGGACCAGATCGAACAGTTGTTGATGGAGCGGGTCTTGCAGGAGACAGAAGGTAATGTCTCGGCGGCGGCGCGGCTGTTACAAGTCGGCGACGCACAATTTCGCTACCGCATGAAAAAGCACGGCATTACGAAAGGTGATTAG
- a CDS encoding DUF1302 family protein, translated as MKTLQNNGRLLPIASGVLMALMGQSVMAYTSEDGTLQVDSYYENATFQRRGVGLSKFRNTLQSEFSKQLKGFGPFQGVSLNGTLRATYDGVYDINSDSFGNDAGGPIQLENVAGGDTVPYGGGIPLPGGGLEPGNVNDGLEGLGDDLHPTDGGVGMGVPVRPCDKDSRGCIKGYMDDDLNDLRFSEFNDRLDFIRELYLDASIPTADGGDWGFRIGKQQVIWGRTDLFRVLDVLNPVDYSRHNIYDELEDIRIPMWMMVAEKHFGATETFDDLNFQLVWNFDKFRPSKLGQGGSPYAILDAGSFFRAMNNCWDNGCTVANFAGGVLATNFPKHVIGIRQANLPDWSLDNTQLGLKVEGEYKGVGFSLNALTYRSQLPVLRGGIPADNPFTVPVESQPYPYLIAFDIDFPRVNLVGGSLDFYVDGLKSVFRVESAYTSGEEFANTLRPRLFSENNVLRTVIGWDRNTFIPFLNEKRAFLLSAQVFWQHIFDHERATNANNVKMGIPDPEDNAILTFLIKGWYMNDRLSPQLIIAHDVEAQATVLAPAVEWQPNDHLKLTFGANIKVGDSAQKFDDCRGCNPFAPFTGPVGGEGDPSLRIGGYEPLGRFSAGPIGMAQNEDEVQLTVRYSF; from the coding sequence ATGAAAACATTACAAAACAACGGTAGATTATTACCAATAGCCTCGGGTGTGTTGATGGCTTTGATGGGGCAGTCTGTCATGGCCTACACGTCCGAAGACGGTACCTTGCAGGTGGATTCTTACTACGAGAATGCCACGTTTCAGCGCAGAGGGGTGGGGCTGAGCAAATTCCGCAATACCCTGCAGTCTGAATTCAGCAAGCAACTCAAGGGGTTTGGCCCGTTTCAGGGCGTCAGCCTGAACGGCACACTACGGGCCACTTATGACGGCGTCTATGACATCAACAGCGATTCGTTTGGTAATGACGCGGGCGGCCCCATTCAGTTGGAAAATGTCGCCGGTGGCGATACGGTCCCGTATGGAGGGGGAATACCGCTTCCTGGCGGCGGCCTGGAACCGGGGAATGTGAACGATGGCCTGGAGGGGCTTGGCGATGATTTGCACCCTACTGACGGTGGAGTCGGCATGGGGGTTCCCGTTCGGCCCTGCGACAAGGATTCTCGTGGTTGTATCAAGGGTTATATGGATGATGATCTGAATGATCTCAGGTTCTCGGAGTTCAATGACCGGCTGGACTTCATTCGTGAGCTCTACCTCGATGCCAGCATTCCCACAGCCGATGGCGGCGATTGGGGCTTCCGCATTGGTAAGCAGCAGGTCATCTGGGGACGGACCGACCTGTTCCGGGTCCTGGACGTTCTCAACCCGGTGGACTATTCCCGCCACAATATCTATGACGAGTTGGAGGATATCCGCATCCCAATGTGGATGATGGTGGCCGAAAAACATTTCGGCGCCACCGAGACCTTCGATGACCTGAATTTCCAGCTGGTGTGGAATTTCGACAAGTTTCGTCCCAGCAAGCTGGGGCAGGGCGGATCGCCCTATGCCATTCTTGATGCCGGCAGTTTCTTCCGTGCCATGAACAACTGCTGGGACAATGGCTGTACAGTAGCCAACTTTGCGGGTGGCGTACTGGCGACCAATTTTCCAAAGCATGTCATTGGCATCCGCCAGGCCAACCTGCCGGACTGGTCCCTGGATAATACCCAGTTGGGATTGAAGGTTGAAGGGGAATACAAAGGTGTAGGCTTTTCGTTGAATGCGCTCACCTACCGTTCACAGTTGCCGGTTCTGCGGGGCGGTATTCCCGCAGACAATCCCTTTACGGTGCCAGTCGAGTCTCAGCCCTATCCCTACTTGATTGCCTTTGATATCGATTTCCCGCGTGTAAACCTGGTTGGCGGTTCACTCGATTTCTATGTGGACGGCCTCAAGTCGGTGTTTCGCGTCGAGTCTGCCTACACCTCCGGAGAAGAGTTCGCCAATACGCTACGCCCACGGCTGTTTTCCGAGAACAACGTGTTGCGCACGGTCATTGGCTGGGACCGCAACACATTCATTCCTTTCCTGAATGAGAAGCGCGCCTTCCTGCTCTCGGCTCAGGTTTTCTGGCAGCACATCTTTGATCATGAACGTGCGACCAATGCAAACAATGTCAAAATGGGCATCCCGGATCCGGAGGACAATGCAATCCTGACGTTCCTCATCAAGGGCTGGTACATGAACGACCGGCTGAGTCCCCAACTGATCATTGCGCATGACGTCGAAGCACAGGCAACGGTATTGGCGCCCGCCGTGGAATGGCAGCCAAATGATCACCTCAAACTCACCTTTGGGGCAAATATCAAGGTGGGTGACAGCGCCCAGAAATTCGATGACTGCCGTGGCTGCAACCCGTTTGCTCCTTTCACTGGTCCAGTAGGAGGGGAGGGTGATCCTTCTCTGAGAATTGGTGGTTACGAGCCGCTGGGACGCTTTTCGGCCGGACCCATCGGCATGGCGCAAAACGAAGATGAAGTGCAGCTTACCGTCCGTTACTCATTCTGA
- the dmpH gene encoding 2-oxo-3-hexenedioate decarboxylase: MSTLDTTQIAELAEYLETCELEAKDAQKITDRFPDMDFEDAYAIQYAIRQRKLDRGTRLAGLKVGLTSRAKMKQMGVETPIYGFLADYFDRPDGGEIETDQLIHPKVEAEIAFVTKAPLKGPGVHVGNVLAATDFVIPAVEIIDSRYENFRFDLISVIADNASSSRFVLGGRAARPDEVDMRTLGVVMELNGEIVELGAGAAVLGHPAASVALLANMLGERGEEIPAGTLILTGGVTAAVGVEKGDAVNVRFQDLGSVGMRFV; the protein is encoded by the coding sequence ATGAGTACGCTCGATACCACACAGATCGCCGAGCTGGCAGAATACCTCGAGACCTGCGAACTCGAGGCGAAGGATGCGCAGAAGATCACTGACCGGTTTCCGGACATGGATTTCGAGGATGCCTATGCCATCCAGTATGCCATCCGTCAGCGCAAACTGGATCGGGGCACCCGGCTGGCCGGGCTCAAGGTTGGTCTGACCTCACGGGCCAAGATGAAGCAGATGGGGGTCGAGACGCCCATCTATGGTTTTCTTGCAGACTATTTCGATCGTCCCGACGGTGGCGAGATCGAGACCGATCAACTGATCCATCCCAAGGTGGAGGCGGAAATCGCCTTTGTTACCAAAGCCCCGTTGAAAGGACCGGGTGTGCACGTCGGCAATGTGCTCGCTGCCACTGATTTTGTGATTCCCGCCGTGGAGATCATCGACTCACGCTATGAGAACTTCCGTTTCGATCTGATCAGCGTGATCGCAGACAACGCATCTTCCTCGCGCTTCGTGCTCGGTGGCAGGGCGGCGCGTCCCGATGAAGTCGATATGCGTACCCTGGGCGTGGTGATGGAGCTCAACGGCGAGATCGTCGAACTCGGTGCCGGGGCGGCGGTGCTGGGCCACCCGGCGGCCAGTGTCGCGCTGCTGGCCAATATGTTGGGTGAGCGAGGGGAGGAGATCCCTGCCGGTACCCTCATTCTCACCGGTGGGGTGACCGCTGCCGTGGGCGTGGAAAAAGGCGACGCCGTGAACGTGCGCTTCCAGGATCTGGGCAGCGTCGGGATGAGATTCGTCTGA
- a CDS encoding SDR family NAD(P)-dependent oxidoreductase — MDLGIRGKRALVTGSTKGIGFATAVGLALEGCQVWVNGRSQASVDEALVRLRKAVPEGAVHGVVADLGTTQGCAKMIESVPEVDILVNNLGIFEPKPFAEIPDADWFRLFEVNVMSGVRLSRHYLPQMLEKDWGRIVFVSSESAVQIPEEMIHYGMTKTAQVAVARGLAEMTRGTGVTVNTVLPGPSRSEGVETFVQRIADQQGISFGEMERRFFSEVRPSSLLQRFATPQEDANMIVYLCSQCASATNGAPVRVEGGVIKAAL, encoded by the coding sequence ATGGATCTTGGAATCCGGGGGAAGAGGGCCTTGGTCACCGGCTCGACCAAGGGTATCGGCTTTGCCACCGCGGTGGGGTTGGCCCTTGAAGGCTGTCAGGTTTGGGTGAACGGTCGCAGCCAGGCGTCTGTGGATGAGGCATTGGTGCGTCTCCGCAAAGCCGTGCCAGAGGGAGCGGTGCACGGTGTCGTGGCGGATCTGGGTACGACCCAGGGCTGCGCGAAGATGATCGAGTCGGTGCCGGAAGTCGATATCCTGGTCAACAACCTGGGCATCTTCGAACCCAAACCCTTTGCTGAAATCCCGGATGCAGATTGGTTTCGACTTTTCGAGGTCAATGTAATGAGCGGCGTTCGACTTTCGCGTCACTATCTCCCACAGATGTTGGAAAAGGACTGGGGGCGGATTGTGTTCGTGTCCAGTGAGTCGGCCGTGCAGATCCCCGAAGAGATGATCCATTACGGTATGACCAAGACTGCCCAGGTCGCTGTGGCGCGGGGACTGGCAGAGATGACGCGGGGCACAGGAGTCACAGTCAATACCGTGTTGCCAGGACCTAGCCGGTCTGAGGGGGTCGAGACCTTCGTACAACGAATCGCCGACCAGCAGGGGATCTCCTTCGGTGAAATGGAACGCCGTTTTTTCTCTGAAGTGCGCCCGAGTTCCTTGCTACAGCGATTTGCAACGCCGCAGGAAGACGCCAACATGATCGTCTATCTGTGCAGCCAGTGCGCCTCTGCCACCAACGGTGCGCCCGTGCGCGTTGAAGGTGGTGTCATCAAGGCGGCCTTATAG
- a CDS encoding DUF1329 domain-containing protein, translating to MMNIKNTLLAGLMSASLGLMGSLQAATSPVVEQSFSPYRNGASSYPGLKVGMTIDQSNVDQFKEIIDPATFDFIKKGWTSIKVGETTSFDLHPNYIKATEEGIGKVKLGEKSGQIIGYVAGRPFPEEPNLNDHRAGEKLAWNYKYGYNWGDSAAIYPFYWKYRDLGSGKLEKTIKFNFHFLNFMHRVNQAPKPNIEPNPSQVFRAIYVKVLEPFDVKNTQLLIHRYEDDLKRDSAWLYLGFQRRVRRLASGQVTDSFLGSDLMIEDFEGYNGRINDMKWTYKGTRNMLMPFYNHNDLKLADEPRESDGYQYVAMGDKGGCFPQITWQLRKVYVLENEPRDNNHPISKRIHYVDAQTFTLPRTLIYDRSGKLWKSWQIGQAHPDHHLPKNKGTGVSVDDSFSMIDVQAMHCTTGQFKGQVDPELNPKKLFSVQNMRASGR from the coding sequence ATGATGAACATAAAGAACACATTGCTGGCAGGCCTTATGAGCGCGAGTCTCGGGCTGATGGGCAGCCTGCAGGCCGCAACTTCCCCCGTGGTGGAACAATCCTTTAGTCCCTACAGGAATGGAGCATCCAGTTACCCGGGACTCAAGGTGGGAATGACCATCGACCAATCGAACGTGGATCAGTTCAAGGAGATCATCGATCCGGCCACATTCGATTTCATCAAAAAGGGCTGGACATCCATCAAGGTTGGAGAGACCACCTCATTCGATCTGCATCCCAACTATATCAAGGCGACTGAAGAAGGGATCGGCAAGGTGAAACTCGGGGAAAAATCCGGCCAAATCATCGGCTACGTCGCGGGCAGACCCTTCCCCGAGGAGCCCAACCTGAATGATCATCGTGCCGGCGAAAAGCTGGCGTGGAACTATAAGTATGGGTACAACTGGGGTGATAGCGCGGCCATCTACCCCTTCTACTGGAAGTACCGCGACTTGGGGAGCGGTAAGCTGGAAAAGACCATCAAGTTCAATTTCCACTTTCTGAACTTCATGCATCGCGTGAATCAGGCTCCAAAGCCTAACATCGAACCCAACCCGTCGCAGGTGTTCCGGGCCATCTATGTAAAAGTTCTCGAGCCTTTCGATGTGAAAAACACCCAGCTGCTGATTCATCGCTACGAAGATGACCTGAAGCGCGACAGCGCCTGGCTGTATCTCGGGTTCCAGCGCCGGGTGCGCAGGCTGGCCTCGGGGCAGGTCACCGATTCGTTTCTTGGCTCGGATTTGATGATCGAGGACTTCGAGGGCTACAACGGGCGGATCAATGACATGAAGTGGACCTACAAGGGAACCAGGAACATGCTCATGCCGTTCTACAATCACAATGACCTGAAGCTGGCAGACGAGCCCAGGGAATCCGATGGTTATCAATATGTGGCTATGGGTGACAAGGGAGGATGTTTCCCACAGATTACCTGGCAACTGCGCAAGGTCTATGTGCTCGAGAACGAACCACGTGACAACAACCATCCGATCAGCAAGCGGATCCACTATGTGGACGCCCAGACCTTTACCCTGCCCCGTACCCTGATCTATGACCGGAGTGGCAAGCTGTGGAAGAGCTGGCAGATCGGCCAGGCTCATCCTGATCACCATCTGCCCAAGAACAAGGGCACCGGGGTGTCAGTTGATGATTCCTTTAGCATGATCGACGTGCAGGCGATGCACTGCACTACGGGCCAGTTCAAGGGACAGGTGGATCCGGAGCTCAATCCGAAGAAGCTGTTTTCCGTACAAAATATGCGGGCATCAGGACGCTGA